A genome region from candidate division KSB1 bacterium includes the following:
- a CDS encoding ABC transporter permease subunit/CPBP intramembrane protease, giving the protein MNWKNIAIVYRKEIIDTLRDKRTVMMMIMVPILLYPLLFMMMGQLMTIGTQNLESQKSRIALNDSLPEALTDSIRAAEDFTIVDTENPLSDLKAELLHGFLTREYSGDTLQFVVYYDAAIDKSRLCEDRLSAALQQYQRQEQERLLRLESIDLSVLEPFQIERENIATPSRMGGMLLGSIIPLLLIVTMMLGAMYPAIDLTAGEKERGTLETILTIPVQRIDLVLGKFLTVTTIALITGLLNLASMMLVYTSGMVQMGELNQHMEFGITGYGLAWLFFSLIPFALFISAAILSVCLFARSFKEAQNYATPVYLLLMFPSFISMMPGIELNRTLAMVPVANLSLLFREIFLGNYPVDLIFLTFIANAFVAMLFIVIVVKLFHAESVLFGGNQPFQLSLNRSQIRPADRFQPSSALMLFALVMLLLFYIGSYVQLKSIISGILITEWLLIALPVLVFIWFFKVDWKQTLHLEKVNGVALLGTVLTGVGALGLMIWVSRLQMEFFPEYEELAKSLEDILNVSTTSLNPLLGVLVFAVSPAICEEMLFRGVLLSSLKKHMPGWMVIVTVGFLFGLFHINLYRIVPTALLGILFTYIVFRTRSIWPAVLAHLINNGIVFLLINSPQAVERFPWLAGNSWPTLTATLVMMALMAAGVGLIEWSSRKLQ; this is encoded by the coding sequence ATGAACTGGAAAAACATAGCGATTGTATACCGCAAAGAAATTATCGATACGCTGCGCGACAAGCGCACCGTGATGATGATGATCATGGTGCCGATTCTGCTTTATCCGCTGCTGTTTATGATGATGGGGCAGCTGATGACCATCGGCACTCAAAATCTTGAATCTCAAAAAAGCAGGATTGCCCTGAATGATTCTCTGCCGGAGGCGCTAACGGACAGTATCCGGGCGGCCGAGGATTTTACGATTGTAGATACAGAAAATCCTTTGAGCGACTTGAAAGCTGAATTGTTGCACGGGTTTTTAACGCGTGAATACAGCGGAGACACCCTGCAATTTGTGGTGTATTATGATGCTGCAATTGACAAATCGCGTCTCTGCGAAGATCGATTGTCCGCAGCGCTTCAGCAGTATCAAAGGCAGGAACAGGAACGACTGCTCAGGCTCGAATCCATTGATCTTTCGGTGCTGGAACCGTTTCAGATCGAGCGGGAAAATATTGCAACCCCCAGCCGTATGGGCGGTATGCTGCTGGGCAGTATTATACCATTGCTTCTGATTGTTACCATGATGCTCGGCGCCATGTATCCTGCCATCGATTTGACGGCAGGGGAAAAGGAGCGCGGCACATTGGAAACCATTCTCACCATCCCGGTGCAGCGGATCGATCTGGTGCTGGGCAAATTTTTGACCGTCACCACGATTGCTTTGATCACCGGTCTTTTGAATCTTGCTTCCATGATGCTGGTCTATACCTCGGGTATGGTGCAGATGGGTGAACTGAATCAGCATATGGAATTCGGGATCACCGGCTATGGATTGGCCTGGCTGTTTTTTTCGCTGATACCCTTTGCACTGTTCATCAGCGCTGCAATCCTTTCAGTCTGCTTGTTTGCGCGTTCCTTCAAAGAAGCGCAAAATTATGCCACCCCGGTATATCTGTTATTGATGTTTCCCTCGTTTATCAGTATGATGCCGGGAATTGAATTGAACCGCACACTGGCCATGGTACCGGTGGCCAATCTCAGCCTGCTGTTTCGCGAGATTTTTCTGGGCAATTATCCTGTTGATCTGATTTTCCTTACTTTTATTGCCAATGCCTTTGTGGCCATGCTTTTTATTGTCATTGTGGTCAAATTGTTTCACGCTGAAAGTGTATTGTTTGGCGGCAACCAGCCGTTTCAGCTTTCACTGAATCGATCACAAATCAGACCGGCCGACCGGTTTCAGCCCAGCAGCGCGCTGATGCTTTTTGCCCTGGTGATGCTGCTGCTGTTTTACATCGGCTCCTATGTACAGCTGAAATCGATTATTTCCGGTATCCTCATCACAGAATGGTTGTTGATTGCATTGCCGGTTCTGGTGTTTATCTGGTTTTTCAAAGTCGACTGGAAACAAACCCTGCATCTTGAAAAAGTGAACGGAGTGGCGTTGCTGGGGACCGTTTTGACCGGTGTCGGCGCCCTGGGATTGATGATCTGGGTGTCCAGACTGCAGATGGAGTTTTTCCCGGAATACGAAGAGCTGGCCAAATCACTGGAAGATATTCTGAATGTGTCAACCACATCATTGAATCCTCTTTTGGGCGTTCTGGTTTTCGCAGTGAGTCCGGCCATCTGTGAAGAAATGCTGTTTCGCGGAGTGCTGCTTTCTTCACTGAAAAAACACATGCCGGGATGGATGGTGATTGTGACAGTCGGTTTTCTGTTCGGACTCTTTCATATTAATCTTTACCGCATTGTCCCGACCGCCCTGCTGGGTATCCTGTTTACGTACATTGTCTTTCGAACGCGTTCCATCTGGCCGGCTGTTCTGGCGCATTTGATTAATAATGGGATCGTGTTTCTGTTGATCAATTCGCCGCAGGCTGTGGAGCGGTTTCCCTGGCTTGCCGGCAATTCCTGGCCTACATTGACTGCAACTCTGGTGATGATGGCTCTCATGGCTGCGGGTGTTGGTTTGATTGAATGGAGCAGCCGAAAACTGCAGTAA
- a CDS encoding ATP-binding cassette domain-containing protein has product MIETQAICKTFYGQKHRDIHAVRETTLTVREGEIFGLLGPNGAGKTTLLRMLSTVLTPTSGTARINGISLQASQEGIKKSIGFLSGNTRLYGRLTPRELLSYFGALYEMSAEQIKTRAEEIFDMLDMHEFADQRVEKLSTGQTQKTSIARTILHDPPVYILDEPTLGLDILTGRTIIKFIRESAARGKTVLFSTHYMEEAEMLCDRIALMHQGNILDVDTLENLKKRKKAPHLADVFLAYIEEAA; this is encoded by the coding sequence ATGATTGAAACACAGGCAATCTGTAAAACCTTTTATGGACAAAAGCATAGGGATATCCATGCGGTCCGAGAGACCACTCTTACTGTGCGAGAGGGTGAGATTTTCGGTCTTTTGGGGCCGAACGGCGCCGGCAAAACAACGCTGTTGCGAATGTTGTCCACGGTGCTTACACCGACCAGCGGAACAGCCCGCATTAACGGGATCAGCCTGCAAGCGAGTCAGGAGGGGATAAAAAAATCAATCGGTTTTTTATCCGGGAACACCAGGCTTTACGGCCGATTAACGCCGCGTGAACTGTTGTCCTATTTCGGGGCGCTTTATGAAATGTCCGCAGAGCAGATCAAAACACGAGCCGAAGAAATCTTTGACATGCTTGATATGCACGAGTTTGCCGATCAGCGTGTTGAGAAACTTTCGACCGGTCAGACTCAGAAAACGTCCATTGCCCGAACCATTTTGCATGATCCGCCTGTTTATATCCTGGACGAACCCACCCTGGGACTGGATATCCTGACAGGGCGGACCATTATTAAATTTATCCGCGAGTCGGCGGCCAGGGGAAAAACCGTGCTGTTTTCCACACACTATATGGAAGAGGCGGAAATGCTGTGCGATCGTATTGCTTTGATGCACCAGGGCAATATTCTGGACGTGGATACCCTTGAAAACCTGAAAAAACGCAAAAAGGCGCCGCATCTGGCCGATGTGTTTCTGGCCTATATCGAGGAGGCGGCATGA
- a CDS encoding sulfatase, with the protein MNRRTFLKTAVMTTSVLGTTACTVVPKKKKNVLFIAIDDLNDWIGCMRGHPNALTPNIDRLAARGTVFSNAHCQAPICGPSRASMMTGLLPSTTGIYGQIDDNDIRESHATTRECIFLPDYFKQNGYKTMGIGKLFHHYAPDGLFDVSGGRARGFGPKPEKHMKWEGKSGINHGGTSTDWGPFPERDEEMPDYESAQWAKARLAAQHDQPFFLAVGFLRPHVPWHVPKKWFDLHPADQLELPPYLPTDMDDIPGIGKRIAALPMMPTTKWAIQNDEWKNIVQAYLACISFVDHYVGEILDALESSSYADNTTIVLWSDHGYHIGEKNRFGKHSLWEEATRAPLIISDPDFQTPQTCNKPAGMIDIYPTLLDLCGLPKYLQNQGHSLKPLLANPNAAWPHAVVTTYGRNNHSLRGEHFRYIRYEDGSEELYDHRSDENEWENLADKPGYETVKSIFRKKLPRVNETWSPKSRYDYNEYFIKQRRRES; encoded by the coding sequence ATGAACAGAAGAACCTTTCTTAAAACTGCTGTAATGACCACCAGTGTTCTTGGTACAACCGCATGTACTGTTGTTCCAAAAAAGAAAAAAAATGTTTTGTTCATCGCCATTGATGATTTGAACGACTGGATCGGCTGTATGCGCGGACATCCGAATGCGCTGACTCCCAATATAGACAGGCTGGCGGCGCGTGGCACTGTGTTCAGTAACGCGCACTGCCAGGCACCGATCTGCGGACCTTCGCGCGCCAGCATGATGACCGGATTGTTGCCGTCCACAACCGGGATTTACGGGCAAATTGACGATAACGATATCCGTGAATCGCATGCAACCACGCGTGAATGTATTTTTTTGCCGGATTATTTCAAGCAAAATGGTTACAAGACCATGGGGATCGGCAAATTATTCCATCATTATGCGCCGGATGGATTGTTTGATGTGTCCGGCGGCAGGGCACGCGGATTCGGTCCGAAACCGGAAAAGCACATGAAATGGGAAGGCAAGTCGGGAATCAATCACGGCGGTACAAGTACCGACTGGGGACCGTTTCCGGAACGGGATGAGGAGATGCCGGATTACGAGTCCGCACAATGGGCCAAGGCACGACTGGCCGCACAACACGATCAGCCGTTTTTTCTGGCCGTCGGATTCCTGCGGCCGCATGTGCCGTGGCACGTACCGAAAAAATGGTTTGATCTGCATCCTGCGGACCAGCTTGAACTGCCGCCGTATCTTCCGACGGACATGGACGATATCCCGGGTATTGGTAAACGTATTGCCGCTTTACCGATGATGCCAACTACTAAATGGGCGATCCAAAACGATGAATGGAAAAATATTGTACAGGCGTATCTGGCCTGTATTTCTTTTGTGGATCATTATGTGGGCGAGATTTTGGATGCATTAGAGTCGAGCTCCTATGCCGACAACACAACGATTGTATTGTGGAGCGACCACGGGTATCATATCGGGGAAAAGAATCGTTTCGGCAAGCACTCTCTCTGGGAAGAAGCCACTCGTGCTCCGCTCATTATTTCGGATCCGGATTTTCAGACTCCTCAAACCTGCAACAAACCCGCGGGTATGATTGATATTTATCCCACTTTGCTGGATTTATGCGGATTGCCGAAATATTTGCAAAATCAGGGCCACAGCTTGAAACCCCTGCTGGCCAATCCCAATGCCGCCTGGCCGCATGCTGTGGTTACCACATACGGGCGAAACAATCACAGTCTTCGCGGTGAGCATTTTCGTTATATCCGCTATGAGGATGGTTCCGAAGAACTGTATGACCATCGCAGCGATGAAAACGAATGGGAAAATCTGGCTGACAAACCAGGCTATGAAACTGTAAAGTCAATATTTCGAAAAAAATTGCCGAGGGTGAATGAAACATGGTCGCCGAAATCGCGTTATGATTATAACGAGTATTTTATAAAACAGCGCAGGCGGGAATCCTGA
- a CDS encoding NADPH-dependent FMN reductase — translation MNLTISLVYGSVRSERQGIRAAQYLHQKCRDRGLKVHFIDPLQEKLPFLDKMYKEFNPGEAPEPMQRLAGHFQASDGFLIVTGEYNHGLPPALKNILDHFQSEYLFKPSAIACYSAGRFGGVRAMVHLREVVGELGMPAISSILPFPSIAESIDTEGSLLNERIDKHTDRFLDEFVWYMEALKVKRERGVPF, via the coding sequence ATGAATCTTACAATTTCACTTGTTTACGGATCTGTTCGTTCAGAACGACAGGGTATTCGCGCTGCGCAGTATTTGCATCAAAAATGTCGGGACCGCGGATTAAAGGTGCATTTTATCGATCCGCTGCAGGAAAAACTGCCGTTTTTGGATAAAATGTACAAGGAATTCAATCCGGGAGAGGCTCCGGAACCCATGCAGCGCCTCGCCGGTCATTTTCAGGCATCCGATGGTTTTTTGATTGTGACCGGTGAATACAATCATGGTCTGCCGCCGGCGTTGAAAAATATCCTGGATCATTTTCAAAGCGAATATTTGTTCAAACCTTCGGCCATTGCCTGTTATTCCGCCGGACGTTTTGGCGGTGTACGGGCCATGGTGCATCTGAGAGAGGTTGTCGGTGAACTCGGGATGCCGGCCATTTCTTCAATTTTACCGTTTCCTTCAATTGCGGAGAGTATTGACACAGAGGGTTCGTTGCTGAACGAACGTATCGACAAACACACAGACCGGTTTCTGGACGAGTTTGTCTGGTATATGGAGGCGCTCAAGGTGAAACGGGAGAGGGGTGTGCCGTTTTAA
- a CDS encoding UbiA family prenyltransferase: MKYFIYKCLDGFFLVRPILFFPVWIFFLCGWWGAKRAGLTSLPLNRSLGLMAAVTALMAAVYVLNQIQDVATDRANGRKFLIATGHISRTQAWVEAGLLISASFIWSFWGMPKIFPVFVLLLAVTGWMYNFPPLTWKNRPVGGMVANGLGGVLIYTLGWYAGGGSGWPVQAWLYGLACVSVSLYTTLPDRKGDAETGKITVAVKYGARGTALIAFFFELVVLVISLLIRDWLLAVPALLVFPLFVYAQVKPGETTILKATQFSVLGLSVSVAVRFPWIVILFVLTFYATRVYYLKRLHFLYPDFQKSNDA, encoded by the coding sequence ATGAAATATTTTATTTACAAATGCCTGGATGGTTTTTTCCTGGTTCGTCCGATATTGTTTTTTCCTGTATGGATTTTTTTTCTTTGCGGATGGTGGGGAGCAAAACGCGCCGGTTTGACCTCGCTGCCTTTGAATCGATCTCTGGGACTGATGGCAGCTGTTACAGCGCTTATGGCGGCTGTGTATGTGTTGAATCAGATTCAGGATGTTGCCACAGACCGGGCCAACGGCCGCAAGTTTCTTATTGCCACCGGACATATATCCAGAACGCAGGCCTGGGTAGAAGCGGGTTTGCTGATTAGCGCCTCTTTTATCTGGAGTTTTTGGGGGATGCCAAAGATTTTTCCCGTTTTTGTGCTTTTACTGGCAGTGACAGGCTGGATGTATAATTTTCCACCGCTGACCTGGAAAAACAGACCTGTCGGCGGGATGGTTGCCAACGGTTTAGGGGGAGTATTGATCTATACGCTGGGATGGTATGCGGGCGGCGGCAGCGGCTGGCCGGTACAGGCCTGGCTGTACGGTCTTGCCTGCGTGTCTGTCTCTTTGTACACGACGTTGCCGGACCGCAAAGGAGATGCTGAAACGGGCAAAATTACGGTTGCTGTCAAATATGGCGCAAGAGGAACCGCCTTGATTGCCTTTTTCTTTGAACTTGTTGTACTGGTGATCAGTTTGTTGATCAGAGATTGGCTGCTGGCCGTGCCGGCGCTGCTCGTGTTCCCTTTGTTTGTTTATGCGCAGGTAAAACCCGGCGAAACAACGATTCTCAAAGCCACACAGTTTTCCGTGCTTGGATTGTCAGTTAGCGTGGCTGTGCGATTTCCATGGATTGTCATTTTGTTTGTATTGACATTTTATGCTACCCGCGTGTATTATCTAAAACGGCTGCATTTTCTGTATCCCGATTTTCAAAAATCAAACGATGCCTAA